The nucleotide sequence TTTTCGAGCGTCTTAAGAAACATGAAAAAGTAGACCTAAATCAACTCAAGGATGAAAGTGGTCTATCCAACAAAAAATGGGATAAAGCCGTCAAAGGATTGACAGGCAAAAAGGTTGCTAAAGTCTCCAAAACCGATGATGGCCTTTTTATAGAAGTGGTTTAGGAAAGATAAATTATCAGCTGCGATCAAAAAAAGCCCTTTTCAAAATTGAAAAGGGCTTTCTCATTTAAGACTCTAATTAATAATTGGACTCATTAGATGCGGCTGCGGCAAGAATTGCAGCTCCAAAAAGTAAAAAGAGTAGCCCTAGCACTATGATGGTCAACACATAGAACAATAACATGCCTTTTGCCCAATTTTGCCTGGTAGGTCTGCCATCATTGCTAAAAGCCCATACCAGCAATAAAACAGTACCTATTATCGGTAGCGAGGTAACTAAAAAATAGAGAACCCATTTCATAGGCGTTATTACGGGTTCGGTTTGATGGTGCTGTAAAAATTGATCACTTTCCATAAAGTTGGTTTTGGTTGGTTAATTCATAAAATTAAACTTTTCTTTTAATGATAGGTCACAATGCCGTTGAACAAATAAAAACAAAGAAAAAATGAAAAATCTAATGCTCCCTTTCATGATGCTGCTGGGAATAACTGCCATGACCGCTCAAAAGAATCCAGAACGTGCAGAGAATCGCATGGAAAAACGCAGTGAGCGTATGGAAAAAATGGATCCAGCCGTTGTGGCCTCTATGCACGCCAAAAGAATGACTCTAGCTCTTGACTTGAGTGACAAGCAAGAAGCCCAAGTAGAAAAAGTACTACTGGCCAACGCTACCAAGAGAAAGGAAATAATGGCTACCAGAAAAGACCGCAAGGAACTTTCTAAAGAAGAAAAAGTAGCACAAGCCGAAGCAAGAATGGACGAAAAGATAGCCACTAAAAGTGCTTTTAAAGACATCTTAAATGATGAACAATATGCTCGATTTGAAAAAATGGCGCATATGAAAAAACGCAACAAGCGTGGACGCATGGCTAAAACTCGCGTTGCCAGAAAATAAATTAATGGTTGGTTGGTTGATGAATGGCTCTAGAATCTTTTAAGATTTTAGAGCTTTTCTAGTATACGATCCTTTCTTATATTACGTTACAGCATTTAAACAGTCATCACCTTGAACCATCTCACATCACTTTTTCTACTTTTTCTTATCACATTCCCTATTGTAGGACTCGCGCAGGAGCAGCAAACCGTAGAAAATACCAACTTTGAAGTCCAGTATCCCATCAAGAACACTTTAAAGCCCGTGGATGCAAAAAAGGAAACCCAACTCATCCTTTCTAAAACTGATCTTGATAAAGAAGCCGCAACAGTTTTAAAGCAGCTGGTGAAAAATCACGCCAAGGCTTCCAACAAGTATCGCAAGAGTGCCACTTTAACGCGTGAGCAACAAATGGAACTCAAAGAGCTGGAAACTCGCTATAAGTTTGAACTCAAACAATTGTTAGGCGAGGATAACTACAGAAAGCTGCTGGTCGTTGTTCACACCGATTAATTGGAATTCGCTTTCGCGGAAGCGAAAAAACCAAAATCTTTCTACCACTTAGAAACGACCTCTTCTACTGCAGTCACTGTGCTGTCAAGATCTTCATAACTCAACGCATCATTAAGGAAATAGCTTTCAAAGGCGCTAGGCGGCAAGTAGATGCCACGATCCAGTAAGCCATGAAAGAATTTTTTGAACCACTCATTATTACCCGTGGCAGCCGATTCAAAATCAATTACTGGCTGGTCTGTGAAGTGAACCGACATCATGCTACCGTACCTATTGATCTGGTAATCGATTCCCTTTGTTGAAAGCACGCTCTCAATACCTTTATGTAGATGTTCGGTCTTTTGAGCGAGATTGACAAAGACATCTGGGTTGTCATTGAGATGCTCCAGCATGGCCAATCCTGCGCTCATCGCTAATGGATTACCACTCAAAGTTCCTGCTTGATATACAGGACCCAAAGGTGCCAGATGGTTCATAATTTCCTGTCTTGCGGCAAAAGCACCTACCGGCAAACCACCACCTATAACCTTACCATAAGTGATAATATCTGCTTTGACGCCAGTGGTCTCTTGGGCACCACCGCGAGCTAGTCTAAAACCTGTCATCACCTCATCAAAAACAAATAATGCACCGTTAGCATCACACAGTTCTCGTATTCCTTCCAGAAATCCTTCTTGAGGTACGATACAACCCATGTTGCCAGCTATAGGCTCAATGATGACACAGGCGATCTGATCTTTGTTTTTTTCAAAAATTTCCGCAACTTGATCTAGGTTGTTGTAAGCAGCAAGTAAGGTGTCTTGAGCCGTTCCTTTAGTCACTCCAGGACTGTTGGGACTACCAAAGGTGACCGCACCACTACCTGCTTGGATCAAAAAGGAATCGCTGTGACCATGGTAACAGCCCGCAAATTTGATGATCTTATCACGACCTGTGAACCCGCGAGCGAGTCGCACGGCGCTCATACAAGCTTCAGTACCGCTATTGACCATTCTTACCTGATCTACATTAGGCGCCATGGAAACTACCAATTTTGCAATTTGAGTTTCCAGTTCTGTTGGCATTCCATAAGACGTTCCCTTTTTTGTAGCTTCAATCACAGCATCTACAACTGGTTCAAAGGCATGACCTAAAATCATGGGACCCCATGAAGCGATGTAATCAATAAGTTGATGACCATCTTCTGTATGCAAATAGGCGCCTTTGGCGCTTTTGACATAAACGGGATCACCGCCTACAGCGTTAAATGCTCGAACTGGAGAATTTACACCACCAGGAATATATTTTTGAGCCTCATTAAATAGAGAGCTACTTCTTTTGTAAGTAAATGACATGCTTAATTTTTTGTATTGGGCTCAATCAAAAGTGTCGAGCCTAGACTAATGGAATTGTCCCTTAAACCGTTGATAAGCTTGATACGCTCTACGGTAGTATTATGTTTTGTCGCAAGGCCGTACAAGGTATCACCTTTCACAACCGTATGTTTGATTTGAGAACTATCGTTGTTTGTTCTTGATAAGGCTTTAGGTGCTTTGCCCAGTACCTGCGCATCGTACAGATCGAGTCGATAGCGCTCTATGAGGCTTATCAATTTATCTGGATACCTTCTATCTGTAGCATAACCGGCATCTTTTAGACCTTTTGCCCAGGCTTTATAATCGTCAGCATCCAATTTGAATAAATCACGATACCTAGATCTTTCAGTCAGGAAAAGGCTGTGATCCCTGTAAGAATAAGAAGCGTCCTTGTATTTTCTAAAACACTCTTGGTCTTCATCGTCATCGTGATAGATTTTATTACCGGTCCAACCCGTATGGCATTTAACACCAAAATGGTTGTTCGCCTCAACGGCCAAGCGGCCCTTTCCAGATCCACTTTCCAGAATCCCTTGAGCGAGAGTGATACTTGCCGGGATTTTATACAGCTGCATTTCCTTCATGGCATCTGCAGCAAAATTGTCGATGTAGATACTCACATCATCCTTATCTGATGGCGTGACGGTCCTGGTGACCTTCTCATCAGTTTCCTTAACCACGACAGACCGTTCATCTGGAGATTTCTTGACCGTTTTTGTGGTTCTGCTTCGTTTCTTTGTGGTGACCACTTTGTTCTTGGAACCGCAGGAAACCAGCAGTCCCGAAGCTAGAAATAAAATGAGAAAAGTCTTAAATGTAATCTTCATACTGTAGTTGTAGACGTCCTTTTTTCCTTAGTCTGCGATTGAATCCAGGGATACCCTGAAGACCGCCTGTATGGATGGCTAAAATACGGGTTTTGTCGCTAAAAAAGCCGCTTGCCACCATCTGTTCTATACGATACATCATTTTACCCGTGTAGATGGGATCGAGTGGAATTTCGCTTTCGCGAAAGCGAACATTCAAATAATCTATCAAGGAATCTGTAGACTTTGCATATCCACCAAATGCATCTTCAGGAATTAACGTGAAATTCTTGTTGTCGGTATATTTTTCAATTTCTTTCTTGAGAAAATCACCTTGCAACGCAGAAAAAACGAGAACGTGCTGGTGATCTGCAGTACTGTTGATGATTCCCGCGGCCGTACCACCAGTACCGGCTGCAACGCAAACAAACTGATAATGTTGTTTTTCTCTGGATGTCAAAATCTCTGCCGTTCCTTTGACCGCTAGATCATTCGTACCACCTTCTGGAATAAAATAACTGGTTCCGTACATCGCCCTTAGTTTTTCCTCAAAAAGTACCGAATCCTTTTTTTTGTACTCTTCTCTTGTGACAAAAACCAGTTTCATGCCGTTACTGGCTGCTGTTTTTAATGTTTCGTTTTGTGACAATGTTTTTTCTAGATCAATCCCCAACTCTTCACCTCTAATAACACCTATGGATTTGATTCCTAAAATATGACACGCGGCTGCGGTCGCAGCGATATGATTGGAATAAGCGCCACCGTAAGTAATGATTTGGTCAAAGCCGTGGTCTATAGCATCCTGCAAATTGTATTTCAATTTACGCAACTTGTTGCCTGAAACTGTTGGGTGCAACAGGTCTTCTCTTTTGATATCAATAGTGATCTGTTGTTCAGGAAATGAAGCGAACGATTGGATTTTGGATCGGGCGCATTTAAAGAGTTCTTGCTGGTTAGACTTACCGTAGAAGTCTAAAAAGCTCCACCTAGACCTTTTAGATAAATAGTTCAGGTCATTTTCCATGGCATAGGCCTCGCGTTCAAAGATGATATTGCGGTAGGCCTGATCGTGATTCATTGTCAAACGACCGATGAGGTACTCTACAAGATACCAAAGGTAAAAGGGTAAAATCAACAACTCCAGTTGCTGCCTTAGATGAATACGTTCATGATTGATAAAGGTCTCATTCTTTGTTAAATGCTTACTTGTAATTAAGACAAATGGGTATAGAGTTATACCTGAAATTCGGAATACGGATAGGAATCGAAATGTGATGAAATAATTCAAATCAGCAAATGCATCTAATAGTTAAAA is from Nonlabens sp. YIK11 and encodes:
- a CDS encoding 1-aminocyclopropane-1-carboxylate deaminase/D-cysteine desulfhydrase, with amino-acid sequence MILPFYLWYLVEYLIGRLTMNHDQAYRNIIFEREAYAMENDLNYLSKRSRWSFLDFYGKSNQQELFKCARSKIQSFASFPEQQITIDIKREDLLHPTVSGNKLRKLKYNLQDAIDHGFDQIITYGGAYSNHIAATAAACHILGIKSIGVIRGEELGIDLEKTLSQNETLKTAASNGMKLVFVTREEYKKKDSVLFEEKLRAMYGTSYFIPEGGTNDLAVKGTAEILTSREKQHYQFVCVAAGTGGTAAGIINSTADHQHVLVFSALQGDFLKKEIEKYTDNKNFTLIPEDAFGGYAKSTDSLIDYLNVRFRESEIPLDPIYTGKMMYRIEQMVASGFFSDKTRILAIHTGGLQGIPGFNRRLRKKGRLQLQYEDYI
- the hemL gene encoding glutamate-1-semialdehyde 2,1-aminomutase, translating into MSFTYKRSSSLFNEAQKYIPGGVNSPVRAFNAVGGDPVYVKSAKGAYLHTEDGHQLIDYIASWGPMILGHAFEPVVDAVIEATKKGTSYGMPTELETQIAKLVVSMAPNVDQVRMVNSGTEACMSAVRLARGFTGRDKIIKFAGCYHGHSDSFLIQAGSGAVTFGSPNSPGVTKGTAQDTLLAAYNNLDQVAEIFEKNKDQIACVIIEPIAGNMGCIVPQEGFLEGIRELCDANGALFVFDEVMTGFRLARGGAQETTGVKADIITYGKVIGGGLPVGAFAARQEIMNHLAPLGPVYQAGTLSGNPLAMSAGLAMLEHLNDNPDVFVNLAQKTEHLHKGIESVLSTKGIDYQINRYGSMMSVHFTDQPVIDFESAATGNNEWFKKFFHGLLDRGIYLPPSAFESYFLNDALSYEDLDSTVTAVEEVVSKW
- a CDS encoding glucosaminidase domain-containing protein, translated to MKITFKTFLILFLASGLLVSCGSKNKVVTTKKRSRTTKTVKKSPDERSVVVKETDEKVTRTVTPSDKDDVSIYIDNFAADAMKEMQLYKIPASITLAQGILESGSGKGRLAVEANNHFGVKCHTGWTGNKIYHDDDEDQECFRKYKDASYSYRDHSLFLTERSRYRDLFKLDADDYKAWAKGLKDAGYATDRRYPDKLISLIERYRLDLYDAQVLGKAPKALSRTNNDSSQIKHTVVKGDTLYGLATKHNTTVERIKLINGLRDNSISLGSTLLIEPNTKN